From the Cucumis sativus cultivar 9930 chromosome 5, Cucumber_9930_V3, whole genome shotgun sequence genome, the window AtgatgaattaaaaatattacatgtccaaattatgcaacaaaatttcaaaagcatAATAACTCCCTGAATGTacctaaaatcaaaattcaaataacatacctaaaatcaaaattctccataaatcaaataaatttttaaaaatcaataacatacctaaaatcaatcaaataattttcgGAAACATacctaaaatcaaataattttcctGAGTAAcatacctaaaattaaaaataatttgtcttaaaccaaataacatacctaaattcaaattatttttacaacaaaatcaataatatttacccctaaaatcaaataatataattaaaatcaagtgatataactaaaatcaaacaataagaagaaaatcaaataacaaacctaaattcaaataatttttataacaaaattaaatagtttttactaaaatcaaataacaaacctaaattaaattatttttacaacaaaatgaTTGACTTGGTAAATATTAAAACCACAAGCAAATAAACATATGCTCTTGGTTGTTGATTTTCAGTGAAGGATTGAAGGATtgctaaatatttataaaagatggAAGGTTTCTGTAAAGATTGAAGGATGCAGAAGGCAAGATGTAAGACAGAATATTAAAGGAAGGCAGAAGGCTCGACAACTAGGTTATAAAGTGGCGAAGTCGTGTACCGAGTATTGATAAAAATCATGTAGCAAGTACATGACAATAGTCACATTTCGGCTCGTAGGCATGTACCCAGTCCATAATTTAGTGTAACCGTGTACCTGATACACGACTTCGCTACTGTAGTTTTTACACTACTTTTTCGCCTATCCtagttttgtcattattttttaaaaatacattattaaaaaatttccctAATTAGTGATTCAAATAGATATTTtggtgtatattttatttctctttgatttatttatgttttaacgataaataaaattattgatgaatCTCTTACATGGATGTCAGAAAGCAGGAATAATATGTAAAGgataatcataaataatatgttaGGGATAGTTACATAATGTTCCTATATTTATCCATAACCCTCGCACGATAATACATCTTCTTATTGGTGTTATAATCAGACCCAAAACGTGCAAACCAAATAAAGTTTTGATTGTATTACATTACAAGCTGGAAGTGACTAAAATTTAGACTTTGAATGCTAAGTGCTCCCtggaaatatttaaaagcaaCCTTAGTCTCTATAATGTGAAAGGTTAGAAAAGTGGTTAGACAAAAGTAACATTTGTGATTTGGATAGAAACCTCACAATCAAGTACAAGTGGAatcaagagaaaataaataagaaaatggagattaagggaagaaaaaaattattataatccttcTTTAGAGAAggattataacaaaaaaaaaattatattttttttcatgtgtaaatatttttatttgtacatCAACTTCtatgagaaaaaatattggaTTATTTTCTCGTAGAGAATGACTttcattcttgttttttttcttgtggacccaatacaaaatgaaaaatgtactAATATCTTTTGTATTCGTATAAATTTTTCTGTTGTTTGTACTGTAAAGCCTCTACAaccaattcaaaatcatcTTTTAGTTAGATTGTTCCGCAACTCAGgtgttgataaaaaaaatgtattaattttttttgttgattttgtataaatactttttatacTACAACCTACACCCAACACACTTTCAAGagtgaagttttttttttctatttgtgttgAAACATGTACTGTAAATTCAATTCAcaaaaaattctattatttatttttttatttgttttcgtTTTGTAGTTCAATTTGATTGGTAAATTTAGTacatgaaaaatatgtttttttgtttgttttaatttgtgacaaatatttgtttttctctccAGCAACCaccacaagaaaaaaaaattgaatcatttttcatgtttaccaaatgttctttttgtttttggtaaaccaaatacaaaataaaaatggtagtattattataatattttgtatttgtctaaacttatttattttattcatattgttttcaaatatgacggaaaattgtattaaaatcatatttatatttcatttctacTATAACCCTAATACACAACAAATAtgtattagttttaaattgattttatatagaaaaaatttggTCGGTACATGCCATAAACAACacaaatgaattatattatttttttttcatttatgtaaaatatgtttgttcAAGTTGTACGGcaaataaaatacaatgaGTGAAGggatataaaaagaaacttgTATTTATAGTTGGTATAGTCAATCCTATACAATAGCAAATTGTGGATTACgttgttttcatttacttttcattttcaacatttttttttcattcattaattttgtttccttaataagaaggaaaaaggcaTCAGAGTCAATGAATGAATGACCAACCGGAGATAAGGTATCGAAGGCGGTCGTTTTATTTCTAAACGTGGTCCGTCAATGAAATCTTCACCTACGGGACACCAGAGAGATCGACGAACAACAGGAAAAAATGTGAAGTTAAAGAAATGGGTGTAGATGAAAATAGcgtgaagaagatgatattGAAGGATGGAGAAAAACGAGATGGGTGCCGAAGAGGGTAAAAAAACCGTCACATATGGAGAAATcggttgaaagaaaaatggattttgagaaaataaatttggacAAAATGGTGAGAGGAAAAGTGCGATCATGAAGAGAGAATCACTTATGGATTGAATGTAGAAGAGGAAGCGAATGCAATGGAAATAAAGAACATGAGAGGGATTGGTATTTTGTCTGGGgtgggaagaagaaagagaagattaTGTTGGAAATGAAAGTATTAAGGGAGAAAGTGGAGcaataaatgatgaaaataggAAAGAATGAGGATTATTTGTATTCCTTCCTCTTCCCTTTAATTGGTGgaccaaacaagaaaaagaaatcattttctttcctttactTTTACTCCCAAAACGGCTGAAGTTGAAAAAGTATATACAATCGAACTAGAAATAGAAGGCAGCATAGTGAGAAGTGGATACTGATGGAGAACGGAGAAATGGAGCCTCATGTTCTGATCTTCCCCTTCCCAGCTCAAGGCCACGTCAACTCTATGCTTAAACTCGCCGAGCTTCTTACCCTCTCCGGCCTCCGTATCACCTTCCTTAATATCCTCCGAATTCACCAAAAACTCACTCTCCACACAGACATTCAATCTCGTTTCTCTCGATTTCCcaatttccaatttcaaaCCATCACCGATGGCCTCGATAATCGCCTCATCGACAAATTCTCTGACTTGATCGACAGTTTGAAATCCATCACCATGCCCCTTCTCAAGCAGATGCTGCTCTCCGGTGAATTCGGTCCGACTCCCACTTGTATAATTCTTGATGGGcttttcaatttcatcgtCGATGTTGACGCTCATCCTAACATCCCTGTTTTCAGTTTCCGAACGATTAGTGCTTGTTCTTTCTCGGCTTATTCATTTGTTCCCAAACTCATTGAAGATGGTCAGCTTCCGATTAAAGGTATTGGAATCAATGATCTATTTTGCAATTTCCCCCAGTTCGTTTGCTGCTTGtactaattaattgatttgtgTTGAAATTCAGGGGAAGAAGATATGGATAGAATCATCAGCGGTATGGGTGGGATGGAAAATGTTCTCCGATGCAGGGATCTCCCAAGCTTCTGCCGACTGGAAGACCCATTTGATCCAGGTCTTCAACACGGCGTGACACAAACCATACAAAGCTTTAAATCCCGCGCTCTGATATTCAACACGTTTAATGATTTGGAAGGACCGATTTTGTCGTCTCTTCGAAGTCGATGCTCAAATATCTATGCTATCGGACCTCTCCACGCCCACCTGAAAACCAGGCTTTCCGGTGAGATATCTCCGGCGTCATCAGTGTCTTCTAATGGCCTCTGGGAGGTGGATCGGAGCTGCTTGGCATGGCTTGACGATCATCCGCCTAAATCTGTCATTTACGTTAGCTTTGGAAGCGTTGTAGTCATCGGTGATGATCAATTTAGGGAGTTCTGGCATGGATTGGTGAATAGCGGGAAGCGGTTTCTGTGGGTTATGCGGCCTAATTCCCTTGCCGGAAAAGATGGAGTCCCAGCGGACTTGAAGGAGAAGACAAACGAAAGAGGTTATATAGTAGATTGGGCGCCGCAAGAGGAGGTGTTGGCCCATAAAGCCATTGGAGCGTTTTTGACTCACAGTGGATGGAATTCGACTTTAGAGAGCATAGTTGCCGGCGTGCCGATGATCTGTTGGCCTCAATTTGCGGATCAGCAAACGAACAGCCGATACGTGAGTGACGTTTGGAAGATTGGGTTGGATATGAAGGATGTTTGCAACAGAGAAACAGTGACAAAGATGGTGAATGATGTAATggaaaataggaaaaatgaATTGATGGGTTCTGTTATTGAAATGGCAGAATCGGCTATTACAAGTGTGGAAGAAGGTGGATCGTCTTATTGTGATTTGGAAAGAATGATTAACGATATTCGATTGCTTTGTAAACGGCAGAGAGATACCATTGGTTAAAACGTCATCTCTGTATGTGTAAGCTTATATATGTATCGTGTCTAGTCGATAATTTGctataaaaacataattattaaagaagattgtttacttttattaataagTAGAAGATAGTAAAATCCAAAGTGAAATTTAAAGCATAGGAGATTTATAAAACATGATCATAGAgtaaacagaaaaagaaaaacagagacAAACATAGAACTTCAACAAGAGATTTCAATGGATTTAATTTCAGGCTTCTTCTCTTCCACTTTAGGCACTGTCACCGTGAGAACTCCATTCTCCATACTGGCTTTCACCTCATCAACTTTGGCATTCTCAGGCAGCCTGAATCTCCTCATGAACTGCCCACTGCTTCGTTCAATCCTATGCCATTTGTCGTTCTTCTCTTCCTGTTCTTTGCTTCTCTCTCCACTGATCTGCAGAACCCTGCCTTCTTGAACCTCAACTTTGACTTCTTGTTTGTTGATTCCAGGAAGATCGGCTGTGAAGACGTGGGCTTGTGGGGTCTCCTTCCAGTCGATGCGAGTGTTGGCAAAAGCAGAGGTTTCAGGAGCAGAGGAAGGAAGATTAGGCAGTGAGTTAGAAAATGGGAAGCCCTGGAATGGATCCCAGACGTCTAATGAAAAGGGGTCGAAGACGTTGGTGCGGCGACCACCGAAAAAGCTTGGAATGAGGGACATGGTGTTGTTGGTTTCTTTGAAAGCTTGGCTGTGAAAAGAGTGGGTAAATGTGAATGGTTGAGTGAAATATATGAGTTATTGTTTGCTGCCTATGACGGGGCAATACGAAGGACTTAAATAGGATGGAAATAGAGAATTTGAGATATTTCCAGACTTTTCTCATATGTTTTCattcgttttcttttctcctttattTAGATTAGAAAAATTCCATAATATTCTCCAACCTTCTACACACCATGCAAAatggaattaaaattaatatcacttttttggaaaaaattaaTGGACTTAATTTCACAACTAATCTTACACATTGATTTAGTAATTTACCTCCTcctaaataattaagaaaaaataatagccataataataaaaaaaaaatttaaaagactTATTAACTGTTTCAAGTAATactaaaatattgattaaaaaaagtaattacaataatatattgaacaattttatttttaagaaaaattgcctatgcttttttaaaaaaaaatgcaaaaaccatactttattttagagaaagatAGCCACGTAAACAAAAAGAACTCAATGAAAGCAGTGAGAACTACTTTTGCTAAGGAGTGGGCGACAAATTACAAGAGTGATTACACacttaacaaaattaatatcacTCATTCTAATTTGTAAGATCCAACATAGCTccaaaaaatacatattagtCAATGACTTGTTTAGAACGTGAATGATAATTGTTGAACTACATATTCAACTATAAGTTGTTGAAACAAATTCCACCTCTTAAAGCTTGAGTGGATATCATCATGTATACCTGACATAAATAGGAGACTTGCAAGTCATGCACAAGTCACCTGAAATTGTTAGTTGTTTCtcacaattttagaaaagcaTAGAGTTTTATGCGGAAATCGCTTGAAGAGAACAACTTTCTTGACTCCCACGACTCTCTTATCTCGATGAAGTAGGGGACCTatattgatgaaaatgatattaattttattacaatGAGCTTAGTTGAGAATGATGTTTCTATAGttctaaatattatattccacgtaatagtaataataatggcCCTCAAAATATCATCTTCCAAAGCTTGCTACTCTTAGTCTCTTACCTACTAGAAGCAAAAGAGCcaaaataagtttgaaaaatattcacaTCACACTTTTTGATACGACTTACACAACCATATAGTGAGACTAGTAAACTCTTTTTAGACtcttgcaaaaagaaaaaacaaccaaCAAGAGCCAATTTGTCTTCAAATATGATCGAGCAATATAAGTAGAAATTACatcattaataatttttcaagcACAACTTTTGGCTCTCCAAATGGcttgattttgtaaaatgattttcaaataggATGTTTTTCACCCATTGATGTCAAGGAGGGTTCattttaagaagaaataaagtGGTATGCATATAATATGTACttctaaaagaagaaagatctTTAACATTCtgctcaaaataattttattttagtttgtcgTTTACACTTTAGGGTATTcagtatataataaataaaaaacatagaCAACTTTAAGTTGTCTTTTTATTAAGTGAGCTTTCAATCTTTTGTTGTCATTATTAAGtttttaacctttttgtttttgaactCATTGCTCACCCAaatctatttataattttccttGAGAAAAGAGTACTCTCCGTCACAaaatagaaatctatcaaCTCAATCCAATCCATACAATTTAGATTGGATTATGTTCtgtcaaatgaaaattttataggtTGCGTTGTATcgtcaaaataaaaaaattatgaattggATTGGTTTATGGATTCTCTAGAAACAACATCgtagttattattaatttcttttaaaaaatctaactaTGATACTATTATATTTACGTATATTTAGAATTGAGTTTTAAAGAATCATTTTGGCCGAATATTAGGTTAAAAAGGCCATCAATTAAGATCCTAATGACCATTAAATTGTTAtacaaactaaataaaatatagtaattgaaaataaaataatttaagtacGAAAATTGTTGAATAGATTGTTTtccaaactaaatttattaGTAACAAATTCACCcattcaataaaaagaaaaagcacaAAATCGATATAGAAAGTGGTAGAAATTTATAGGATACTAGTCGGTAACACGTGCTATGTGTCAcggacatatttttccaaagtgtgtttacctttggttatatgctccgattacccccagtttatcccatctttactttgcataactagtttaggtgtttgcttcccattctaggtcataaagcttgggtgtgacgtttcggcattttccgtatgcaagcctgccagagaagaaaatattcaaaatgtactataggggaggcataccagttgaatccTCGCCCAAGCATTAGTTatactctttgcaagcaaccctttttccttgcaactgacagtctttaatgcttattgtaacgtctatttcaatgtatttctttttttcccgcgttttataaataaaatttccctaaaacgcgaaggaaggttacgacatacatcgacgttacccacaactcttggattttgatcggctgacttgttcgtgagttagaacaagtgccgcacaatcgtcCGTCTCGAGGTTGAAACGCTACGACTGTGACACTATGCACGTTAAATTTTCACACAAACAGTATgaagttatatttatttactcatgattttttaaaatacatttttcagCTTTATTTATGTAGAGATCTCTTATTCAAGACATGctatatgtgtatataaatCGAATGAgctaacaaatatatataatgaatttgaTAGTATGACTATGGAACAAtcaattcaatcaaactttaGATTGATGAGTAGAGCTTTTTTATATGCACCAATTacatatcaaatatttaaatggatTGGAATTTTGGGCATCAAGGTTGActtgattattatttggacatttgtgataattttatatattttatgtatttctaCCATATTCAAGAagtacaattatttaaaatttttcccaagaattataatttaattattgttttgaaatgaataattaaatt encodes:
- the LOC105435462 gene encoding 17.8 kDa class I heat shock protein, which encodes MSLIPSFFGGRRTNVFDPFSLDVWDPFQGFPFSNSLPNLPSSAPETSAFANTRIDWKETPQAHVFTADLPGINKQEVKVEVQEGRVLQISGERSKEQEEKNDKWHRIERSSGQFMRRFRLPENAKVDEVKASMENGVLTVTVPKVEEKKPEIKSIEISC
- the LOC101216111 gene encoding 7-deoxyloganetic acid glucosyltransferase; translation: MENGEMEPHVLIFPFPAQGHVNSMLKLAELLTLSGLRITFLNILRIHQKLTLHTDIQSRFSRFPNFQFQTITDGLDNRLIDKFSDLIDSLKSITMPLLKQMLLSGEFGPTPTCIILDGLFNFIVDVDAHPNIPVFSFRTISACSFSAYSFVPKLIEDGQLPIKGEEDMDRIISGMGGMENVLRCRDLPSFCRLEDPFDPGLQHGVTQTIQSFKSRALIFNTFNDLEGPILSSLRSRCSNIYAIGPLHAHLKTRLSGEISPASSVSSNGLWEVDRSCLAWLDDHPPKSVIYVSFGSVVVIGDDQFREFWHGLVNSGKRFLWVMRPNSLAGKDGVPADLKEKTNERGYIVDWAPQEEVLAHKAIGAFLTHSGWNSTLESIVAGVPMICWPQFADQQTNSRYVSDVWKIGLDMKDVCNRETVTKMVNDVMENRKNELMGSVIEMAESAITSVEEGGSSYCDLERMINDIRLLCKRQRDTIG